A segment of the Carya illinoinensis cultivar Pawnee chromosome 1, C.illinoinensisPawnee_v1, whole genome shotgun sequence genome:
ACAGCAAAGACTTGGTGGAAATTTACCTCAATAGGAATGCCCTTATTCCTCGTCGGTAGCTGAACACCAATCCCATTCCCTCTTGGGTAGCGGAAACAACTGGGCCGGTCATCTATTGCAGCAGCAGTGGCAACCATGTGAAACAGCTCTGCCTCATCAGAAGGAGCCATGACCACCATGTTGGGGAGGCAGGCCATAAAGGTGACGTCAAAAGACCCGCAATGTGTGGGACCATCTGCTCCAACCAGTCCAGCTCTGTCCATGGCAAATCTCACTGGCAACTTCTGCAGATCCACATCATGTACTACCTGTGTATGAACCCGCAGCATAAATTCTTAGAAATCTAATCAGAGTTTTGACATGACATACCGAGTTGTTGGGTATTTTTAAAGGGTGGATCTCGAAAAATATGTAAGATCTCCCTCCAAGCCATATGTACAACTTTCATGCTATCGTTAAAGAAGTgaaagttgtatatatatattttttaattttttcttaataattacagatattaaaaaaacacttaaaagaaaataataaaaaaacaaaaaacttcaaATACACTATAGAGTAGTAGATGGATGGTAAAAAAGTAGTAAGCTTATCATTACCCATATCCTATATACATCTCTGATATGAAGTTTGGAATTATAAAATGTTATCACATCAAGTTCTCAACTGAACAGTGATGAGGAGAAAGTTAAAGAAGTTTTCAGGCTTGCCTGGTCATAAGCCCTCTGCAGGAAAGATGAGTAGATTGTACAGAATGGTTTGATGCCCTCACAGGCCAGACCTGCTGCAAAAGTAACGGCATGCTGTTCTGCTATCCCAACGTCAAAACATCTTGTTGGGAAACGGCGAAGGAAGAGATTCAAGCCTGTTCCACCTCCCATTGCAGCATGGATTGCAACAATATCTTTGTCCACTTCTGCTTCTGCAATCAAAGCTTCTGCGAAGTATGTTGTGTATGACTGTGTAGGAGCCTTGGACTTGAATTGCTTTCCAGTTGCTGGATCAAATTTGGCAACTCCtgtaaaagagaaaagaatTATATTCATTAATAAGCAAGAGAAATCAAGTATAACTCACTTTTTCACACTATGTACATGACAActtttaaaaatcttttgaaGGACGGTAATTTTGCTTTTCACAGCATTtggaataataaattttttttaatagtctcTTTATATCTCGTTAGGTTCAAAGACTGTTCATATCAAGGAAGAACTAAAAGCACCAATTTGTGCACCCAAACGCTAAGAAAACTCCCAGGGAAAAGAAAATGCTTAGGGTAAAATCAAAATCCATAATTCCCATAACAAGATTCTCACCCAACACCCCTTTTAATAGTTTtctataaaaaactaaaaaaaaaaacataaacttgaatTGGCGTTCTGTATTTACCATGATACTTGTCCGCTGCTTTTTCTGCATACGGGTATCCTCGGCCTTTCTCAGTCACAACGTGGATCAGAACCGGACCTGTTGTTTTAGTACTTTTGACCTCTTTGAGAATGGCAACTAGATCATCGATATTGTGACCATCAACAGGACCTATATAATAGAGTCCAAGCTCTTCGAACAGAGTTGATCCAGAGCCGCCGATCATTCCACGAGCATATTCATCAACTTTAGCAGCCAGTTCATGCATTGGACCGCCAATTTGTTTTGTAACTCCCTACACCAACCTCAGTCAGAAAGAAGGAAACTCAATTTGAACCTGATCTTTGAATTGAAGTTTCCTAATTGCTCTTGTTTATTGTTGTGTACCTTGGCAACCTCTCTTAATTCTCTAAGAGGCCTGTTAGACTGCAACCTACTGAGAGCACTGCTCAAAGCTCCCACAGGTGGTATGGGCCCATCTAGATTAGCAGTAGGTAAAGAAACCTGTTTATTGTCGTTGAGAATAACAATCATGTCAGAATCAAGGTAACCGGCGTTGTTCATGGCTTCATAAGCTTGCCCCGCTGTCATGGCGCCATCACCGATAACAGCAACAACATTATTATTCCTTCCCTTCAGATCCCTCCCTACAGCCATTCCTGTATCCGTAATGAAATCCGAAGGTTAAAACCACGAAGAGAATCTGCACTTTATGCTCGATCAATTTCAACTAAGATTGGGAGACCAGCAAGCCATTGACAATTAATTGGATTGTATTTTCAAGAAACAGTTAGAGATATTATGACTGAAGTTAGCATCTTCTGTGAAGAACCTGCATGATATAAATCCGCTCAAGCGAAGGTTTCTCAATTAATCAGTATCTCACGATTAAAGAGTTTTCCGGAGCTTCCCCACATCGCACCACTGtctaaaaatttgataaacagagCCATAAGCTGGAACATATTAAGCTCAGTTGATGTTCTGATTTTGGTATTCTTCGTATGTTTCTTACTTAGTTGGAGCAGAGAAGAGAATTACCCAGTCCTGCTGAGATGGTGGTAGAACTGTGGCCGGTACCAAAGCAATCGAATTCACTCTCCGAGCGCTTTGTGAATCCTGATAACCCATTTGTCTGCCTTATAGTATGCATCTTATCTCTTCTCCCAGTCAGGATCTTGTGTGGGTAAGACTGAAAATCCATAGAAGGAACAAtcagagaaaaacaaaaattatcctATTATATTCTTATGTTTTTGCCAGTTTGGACAGGTGTCGCCAGCAACGAAAGCTACAACAAAGGAGAACCCAAGGAGGTAGGATTAGAACCTGATGACCAACATCCCATAATATCTTATCTTGAGGAGCATTAAAAACGTAATGGAGAGCCACAGTGAGCTCGACAACACCCAGGCTCGAGCCTAGGTGACCTCCAGTTCTGGAAACATTAAAGATGACATCTGACCGCAGTTCATCTGCAAGTTGTTTCAACTCCTGCGTCGAGGCTTCGTATGAAAATTATGGATAAAAACCGTATACAGACATAGGAAGCTCCTCTTGAAATGAAATTGACGTAGGCATACGTTTAACATATACCTTAGTTGATAGATTTTTCATGTGAATCGGATAGTTTATGGTGTCCAAGAGGGGAGTTGGTGGTCTCTGTGAATGATACTCCGGCCCCCTCTCTGATAGTGATGCACAAATTCCACCTGGCCTTTTCCTGACCTGTACCTAGTCAGGGAGAACATAGAGAACCATCTCTTATCATTGagcaagtttatattttttaaacttgaaaACAACATAATTCAAATCAAACCAAAGAGAGATATCATCCCGGGGAGCTTTCCATGACGATAACCTCACCAACAGAACATAACTAAAGCTCGACCGAAGTATagaataacaaaaagaaaaattcttgacAAAATGAACAACACCCATTTTTCCCAACTTAGTTCAGCAACATGGATATTCTTTCATATACGTAATGAGTGTGCTTCGTAAGGACAAAcagcatataaatataattcataCATAATGGAGCTTTTCCTGAGATGGGCATAGCAGATTTGTTCCCCGAGTAAAGTGAGATGAGAACGAAGGTGATCTTTGAGCGTCAGGAGATGTTGCCTGGTTCACATGGGCAGGAAATGAGAATGCACAGAGAGCCATTGTAACTAGAAGACGAGCAAGAACACAGAAAGGACCCCAAGAAGTTCAAGACTCTTCCTAGAGGTCAAAAAATGATCAGGAACCCAGAAAAGCAAACAAGGTACAATTCACTTTCTCACACATAGAGAGTGCGTGAACTGGTCTGTGCTAGTGTTTCCCCCACTAAGAAGTGCTGGCTATGGTGATGGCGTTGGTGGAGTAGAATAAgcaagagacagagagagagagagtgtgcgCGCGTGTGTGGCTGACAGTGAGTCGTAGTAAAGGTGCTGTTCCAAGACCAAACTGGCCTTTAAAGTCCCAGATTACATATTTATAGACTTACCAGCAAGCACCGACATTGTGGGACAGGTATGGGAGGGCCGATTCGCATTGGACCACGTCATCAGAAATCACAAACGGATAGAATAGATAGATGGATATGGCATATCTATTGATTGATAATAAAGCGTATACTCGGGGGTACCAGGAAATGTGAGAGAGAAGGTGAGGTGTCAAGGTTCTAATGCACAATGGTGTTgggccaaaaaataaataaactacaccttttgttatttgaatttgattgggTGGGTCTAAGCACGTAAACAATGGTGGAATTCTGACCCGGGAGGTatctatcttttcttttaggTGAGCTAGCCTGGAAGGTGACCATACAGCGTGGTTTCGTGGCTTAGTTGCTTCTGTACCAAAACACGCCAAGACGgtgttttcattttaaaacgttggCAATgatgaagagagagaaatattttatatataaatagattatataaaaataattttaaaattaatataatttaatgtgatttattatattataaaattattttttatttaacagattatataaaatcaaattaattttttaaattatttgtatGCAATctctttataactataattattttaaaaaaagaaatgtacGAGTTTTTGACAAATGTTTAATTTTCAAACGATCGGCTTATGGACCTCTGGTTAAGAATCATTCATTCATTTTGTGCTGCAtacgaaattttattttatttatttgttgtaaTCATGGTCAGAAATGTACATACAAAAGGATAAGCCTCCTCAACAACTTCCTCGAGACCAGCTTTCATGGTGctgctaaaaattaaaaattttaagactCGAAATGGATAATCTAGATCTATTCCAATAATCTCGTAGCCCAAAATCCAAGAGAATCGCCACCTTTGACCTGTGGTTTTGGCAGCAACAGTTAAGAGTGACAGAGAAATCTTTAGTCGCAAGATGAATTGCTAAAGATGTTTGATCTCTTATGCGAGAGATGAAGGAAAAGCTAGATCTCGTGCAAAGTGAGGGTCATCTCATTTTTATAGATAATAAGGGTGTGATCAAGAAAGGAGATGAGTTGAATTTATGCAGGTAGCTTGTTTGAATTTAGAGCATGGGACACAAGCTATCAGCAAATAGAAAAAATCCATTGACGTGGGGTAGGAATGAAGGTAGTCGTTGGCAGCCGGCATTAAATGCGCCTTTCAACATCTTGCAAAATAAACGACAAAAGTATGCTACACTGCTGCGGATTGTGTAAtcccaattcttttaaaaataatgaaattaattattaaaagattatttttttatataaatcttatatttatttttaaaaaaatgtgcagtatttatatattttatgattgtaaatattatttttatttttattttacaagatAGTGAAAGGACAATATTAATcacatttttattcattttttgcactaaaaataaattcaacagTTTAAAAACCAAGAACTTATTTATAGGTTAAAGGGTAagattcagagagagagagagagagagagagagagagagagagaaaaaaaaaaaaaactgtgacCTGATTTAAATGGAACAAACCTTTTTTGTTCTTAAATTTGCGGTGAGGTCAAGTTCAAATTTCAATGTCTCGTAACCTCGCAAGTCTATCAAGTCGTCGTGAGAAAATTAATATTCGAtatctcaaattattttttaattaatgtaagtACAAGCTTCAGATATATAAATCTCACATAAATCTTTTGTATAAAGGAGTctcattaataaataataatttttttaaaatgaaattcattattttacaaagattttatttatttaaaatttgtataaatcatttctttGTAATAGACCTGACaaataattctctctctctctcgtgaaaagaaaatatataatggGACAACTCGGATTCATAACCCTTTTACGACAATCAATTACTAGATTCATGGCATCACATGCTATCTTATTAgatatttgtttattaaaattatgaaaaatgagcatttttcattttgttgtaAATTACTTTGTACACACCTCgcgtataataataatattttctagtTCTTTTAAGGATTTTTACAATAGAAAAAGATTTTAACTACAAAAATACTAAAACCCACAAACTGATATTACTTAATGCAACACGTCTAATAgatcatttaaaattatgtcaatttatgaatttattctctttatatatataaccctTCTCTTTACAATAATTCTTTAGGAAAAAGTAATGCCATTCTAGAGCTTCTACACAAGAAAATGCATGCTagcatttttccttttccagtTATAAAACATgcattatatagttatataccaACACACCAAAGAAAATCCCTTTTCTCGGGGTCATCCTTGTGTAAACCTAGAAACACCTCGAATAAACGCTGGGCTGGATTGCAATCATAAAAGTCAAAAacaatacaaatacaaattcTATAAGTAACACTAAATACCCAATGCATAACGTAACATAGTTTCACCCATGTGAAAATCATCACCTACATATACCATGGTGTATGTACTTTCATGGCACTTAAGCCATGATGATCATTGCAAATTCATCACAGGGCCATGTCTTCGAAGTCATCAAATGCTATATTAGTGCCattgggaagagagagagagagagagagagaggatggatGGGAAAGAGGCAGCATCAACCTATACTTGTTGGATCTGTGAAATCTAATCCGGAGTATGAAATGGATCCAAAGTGAAATGGAGAGCAACTTAATGCAATAAAAGCATCATCATTCATCAACAACAAATTATACTTAATTTATCGCAAGTTCAATCAGAACTGTCTgcagaaaaaagaaacagaagTTTGACCAATAAGAGTATATGAGAAAAACTGAGATGTATTTCTCACTTCATTTTTGCTTCCTTGAACAAAACATGACGATTAACCCGAGGATCATATTTCCTGAATTCCAGCTTCTCGGTGATCTTAGTAGGTTTCCTCTTCACATAGAAGAACCCAGTCCCGGCAGTTGATACAAGTCGTATGAAAATTGAAGCAGCCTTCTTCTTGTTTCCCATGCCTTACTATacacaaaatgaaaatgaattttattacttACAGGTGAAACTTCCCATGCTATCAAATCTGTAATGCATTGCATGCACATGACCTTTCACTATACACACACAACAGTTTCAAACTTCACATGACCAAAACATTTCTAGGAGTTGATCTTCAGAACATCTACCTCTAATAAATAAGTGCTAATCTAGGGTAAACAGTGAATTTTCGTCCATTATTTGTTTTCCCTGTTATATCCCTTATTTTGATGACGAAATTCCGTTTTGTTCTGTTTTGGTTATTTCTCTACTGACTAACTTTTTGGTCTTTCTACATTTCTATGGTTCTATCTGTTTTGGCACttacttgattttaactttccagaAACTGTTTCCTTCATCTTCTATGTCTCTTCATTTT
Coding sequences within it:
- the LOC122274149 gene encoding probable 1-deoxy-D-xylulose-5-phosphate synthase, chloroplastic isoform X2 — encoded protein: MRIGPPIPVPQCRCLLATSPDAQRSPSFSSHFTRGTNLLCPSQEKLHYVRKRPGGICASLSERGPEYHSQRPPTPLLDTINYPIHMKNLSTKELKQLADELRSDVIFNVSRTGGHLGSSLGVVELTVALHYVFNAPQDKILWDVGHQSYPHKILTGRRDKMHTIRQTNGLSGFTKRSESEFDCFGTGHSSTTISAGLGMAVGRDLKGRNNNVVAVIGDGAMTAGQAYEAMNNAGYLDSDMIVILNDNKQVSLPTANLDGPIPPVGALSSALSRLQSNRPLRELREVAKGVTKQIGGPMHELAAKVDEYARGMIGGSGSTLFEELGLYYIGPVDGHNIDDLVAILKEVKSTKTTGPVLIHVVTEKGRGYPYAEKAADKYHGVAKFDPATGKQFKSKAPTQSYTTYFAEALIAEAEVDKDIVAIHAAMGGGTGLNLFLRRFPTRCFDVGIAEQHAVTFAAGLACEGIKPFCTIYSSFLQRAYDQVVHDVDLQKLPVRFAMDRAGLVGADGPTHCGSFDVTFMACLPNMVVMAPSDEAELFHMVATAAAIDDRPSCFRYPRGNGIGVQLPTRNKGIPIEVGKGRILLEGERVALLGYGTAVQSCLGAASLMESHGLSLTVADARFCKPLDRALIRSLAKSHEILITVEEGSIGGFGSHVAQFMALDGLLDGKTKWRPLVLPDRYIEHGSPTDQLAEAGLTPSHIAATVFNILGQTREALEIMS
- the LOC122274149 gene encoding probable 1-deoxy-D-xylulose-5-phosphate synthase, chloroplastic isoform X1, producing the protein MRIGPPIPVPQCRCLLATSPDAQRSPSFSSHFTRGTNLLCPSQEKLHYVQVRKRPGGICASLSERGPEYHSQRPPTPLLDTINYPIHMKNLSTKELKQLADELRSDVIFNVSRTGGHLGSSLGVVELTVALHYVFNAPQDKILWDVGHQSYPHKILTGRRDKMHTIRQTNGLSGFTKRSESEFDCFGTGHSSTTISAGLGMAVGRDLKGRNNNVVAVIGDGAMTAGQAYEAMNNAGYLDSDMIVILNDNKQVSLPTANLDGPIPPVGALSSALSRLQSNRPLRELREVAKGVTKQIGGPMHELAAKVDEYARGMIGGSGSTLFEELGLYYIGPVDGHNIDDLVAILKEVKSTKTTGPVLIHVVTEKGRGYPYAEKAADKYHGVAKFDPATGKQFKSKAPTQSYTTYFAEALIAEAEVDKDIVAIHAAMGGGTGLNLFLRRFPTRCFDVGIAEQHAVTFAAGLACEGIKPFCTIYSSFLQRAYDQVVHDVDLQKLPVRFAMDRAGLVGADGPTHCGSFDVTFMACLPNMVVMAPSDEAELFHMVATAAAIDDRPSCFRYPRGNGIGVQLPTRNKGIPIEVGKGRILLEGERVALLGYGTAVQSCLGAASLMESHGLSLTVADARFCKPLDRALIRSLAKSHEILITVEEGSIGGFGSHVAQFMALDGLLDGKTKWRPLVLPDRYIEHGSPTDQLAEAGLTPSHIAATVFNILGQTREALEIMS
- the LOC122274149 gene encoding probable 1-deoxy-D-xylulose-5-phosphate synthase, chloroplastic isoform X3, which gives rise to MALCAFSFPAHVNQATSPDAQRSPSFSSHFTRGTNLLCPSQEKLHYVRKRPGGICASLSERGPEYHSQRPPTPLLDTINYPIHMKNLSTKELKQLADELRSDVIFNVSRTGGHLGSSLGVVELTVALHYVFNAPQDKILWDVGHQSYPHKILTGRRDKMHTIRQTNGLSGFTKRSESEFDCFGTGHSSTTISAGLGMAVGRDLKGRNNNVVAVIGDGAMTAGQAYEAMNNAGYLDSDMIVILNDNKQVSLPTANLDGPIPPVGALSSALSRLQSNRPLRELREVAKGVTKQIGGPMHELAAKVDEYARGMIGGSGSTLFEELGLYYIGPVDGHNIDDLVAILKEVKSTKTTGPVLIHVVTEKGRGYPYAEKAADKYHGVAKFDPATGKQFKSKAPTQSYTTYFAEALIAEAEVDKDIVAIHAAMGGGTGLNLFLRRFPTRCFDVGIAEQHAVTFAAGLACEGIKPFCTIYSSFLQRAYDQVVHDVDLQKLPVRFAMDRAGLVGADGPTHCGSFDVTFMACLPNMVVMAPSDEAELFHMVATAAAIDDRPSCFRYPRGNGIGVQLPTRNKGIPIEVGKGRILLEGERVALLGYGTAVQSCLGAASLMESHGLSLTVADARFCKPLDRALIRSLAKSHEILITVEEGSIGGFGSHVAQFMALDGLLDGKTKWRPLVLPDRYIEHGSPTDQLAEAGLTPSHIAATVFNILGQTREALEIMS
- the LOC122274149 gene encoding probable 1-deoxy-D-xylulose-5-phosphate synthase, chloroplastic isoform X4, which codes for MKNLSTKELKQLADELRSDVIFNVSRTGGHLGSSLGVVELTVALHYVFNAPQDKILWDVGHQSYPHKILTGRRDKMHTIRQTNGLSGFTKRSESEFDCFGTGHSSTTISAGLGMAVGRDLKGRNNNVVAVIGDGAMTAGQAYEAMNNAGYLDSDMIVILNDNKQVSLPTANLDGPIPPVGALSSALSRLQSNRPLRELREVAKGVTKQIGGPMHELAAKVDEYARGMIGGSGSTLFEELGLYYIGPVDGHNIDDLVAILKEVKSTKTTGPVLIHVVTEKGRGYPYAEKAADKYHGVAKFDPATGKQFKSKAPTQSYTTYFAEALIAEAEVDKDIVAIHAAMGGGTGLNLFLRRFPTRCFDVGIAEQHAVTFAAGLACEGIKPFCTIYSSFLQRAYDQVVHDVDLQKLPVRFAMDRAGLVGADGPTHCGSFDVTFMACLPNMVVMAPSDEAELFHMVATAAAIDDRPSCFRYPRGNGIGVQLPTRNKGIPIEVGKGRILLEGERVALLGYGTAVQSCLGAASLMESHGLSLTVADARFCKPLDRALIRSLAKSHEILITVEEGSIGGFGSHVAQFMALDGLLDGKTKWRPLVLPDRYIEHGSPTDQLAEAGLTPSHIAATVFNILGQTREALEIMS
- the LOC122274179 gene encoding 50S ribosomal protein L33-like isoform X2, with amino-acid sequence MKETVSGKLKSSMGNKKKAASIFIRLVSTAGTGFFYVKRKPTKITEKLEFRKYDPRVNRHVLFKEAKMK
- the LOC122274179 gene encoding 50S ribosomal protein L33-like isoform X1, whose translation is MGNKKKAASIFIRLVSTAGTGFFYVKRKPTKITEKLEFRKYDPRVNRHVLFKEAKMK